One Phaseolus vulgaris cultivar G19833 chromosome 4, P. vulgaris v2.0, whole genome shotgun sequence DNA window includes the following coding sequences:
- the LOC137838482 gene encoding uncharacterized protein, with the protein MVATRNNNNAMAEQMTMIQTLQTQMEELRQKGMEDRRQHEEDKRRQEEEIALLREQNARLQRQVDNPEREGQSHMADRTASRIPTPADTNPASRAKTVERKSSKRAHPFTNEIITTPLPDKWRGLAIKLYDGSTDPDEHLNVYKTQMTLYTTDNNVWCKVFPTSLQGEPLTWFTELSPNSIDDFDVLAVKFSTQYATSRPHHMSSMSLLAIQQEKGESLRTFLDRFNKACMNIRGLKQEVALHHLVSAIRPSRFTESLIKKPPQDMEDLRTRATKFMQIEEHIDYHQRFKAVGFGALKDQTQIKEREVETERTVRTTLRSDRNRGGRIPRFNSYTPLTVPRGRALDEALQTDLIPTLKQYQTPPNADTAKRCQYHQNFGHTTEGCQALKDKIEELIQAGHLRQFVKRTRSSRSPPRNTDRPSRGVDRSYRNDYKRHTDRSQTSRKRSESPVRRTRPRSTSPDRNARPRQRVREVINMIAGPVNLGEPNHETNYIAGGFAGGGCSNSARKKHLRDIQSAHATTRRRPHIPPITFTDEDFTAIDPAQDDPMVITVEIDKFAIAKTLVDQGSSVDILYWDIFKTMRIPEAHIQPYNEQIVGFSGERVDTKGYIDLYTTFGEEDGLHKTINVRYLLVNAQTSYNILLGRPSINRLKAIVSTPHLAMKFPSANNDIATIHVDQKTARECYVASLKSEPTRRLYTTNTDDRVPQKRGRSPTRRSGRHMSRRQMIALVDLDPRMDDPRMEAGEDLHPFPLRDDRHTTHIGTSLKPDDRMAIGTTLVKNSDLFAWTAADMPGVDPQVITHRLSLYREAKPIAQKKRHIGEERRQAAREEADKLLQAGFIRQAHYTTWLANVVMVKKANGKWRI; encoded by the exons ATGGTTGCAACAAGGAACAACAACAACGCTATGGCGGAACAGATGACTATGATTCAAACCCTCCAAACTCAGATGGAGGAATTGCGGCAAAAGGGGATGGAAGACCGTCGTCAACACGAAGAGGATAAACGCCGCCAAGAGGAGGAAATCGCCTTattgagagagcagaatgcgCGACTCCAGCGACAGGTTGATAATCCCGAACGAGAAGGCCAATCCCATATGGCCGACCGAACCGCCTCTCGCATACCTACACCAGCCGACACCAATCCTGCTTCCAGAGCTAAAACAGTCGAAAGAAAGTCAAGTAAAAGGGCTCATCCTTTTACAAACGAAATCATCACCACACCACTTCCTGACaaatggagaggcctcgccattaaactctatgacggctcgaccgacccggacgagcatttaaatgtttacaagacgcaaatgactttgtataccACAGATAACAATGTGTGGTGTAAAGTATTCCCCACGTCGCTCCAGGGAGAACCTCTTACTTGGTTTACAGAGCTGTCTCCGAATTCCATTGACGACTTCGACGTCTTAGCCGTAAAATTCTCTACTCAGTATGCCACCAGCCGACCGCATCACatgtcctccatgtctctcctagcgatacaacaagaaaaaggtgaatctcTCAGAACCTTTTTAGATAGGTTCAACAAAGCATGTATGAACATCCGAGGGCTCAAGCAGGAAGTTGCATTGCACCATTTGGTCTCGGCCATCCGGCCGAGCCGTTTTACTGAAAGTCTCATCAAGAAGCCGCCTCAAGACATGGAAGACCTTCGAACTcgagcaaccaaattcatgcaaatcgaAGAACACATTGATTACCATCAACGGTTCAAAGCTGTCGGATTCGGAGCCCTTAAAGACCAAACCCAAATTAAAGAAAGAGAAGTCGAAACCGAACGAACCGTCCGAACCACTCTGAGGTCCGACCGGAATAGGGGAGGCCGAATCCCCAGGTTTAACAGTTACACCCCTTTAACTGTGCCGAGGGGACGAGCCCTAGATGAAGCACTACAAACGGACCTAATCCCGACAttgaagcagtatcaaacacCACCGAATGCAGATACTGCTAAGCGTTGTCAATACCATCAGAATTTCGGTCACACGACCGAAGGATGTCAAGCTTTGaaggataaaattgaagaactcatccaagcTGGCCATTTACGGCAGTTCGTCAAGAGGACAAGGAGTTCAAGATCCCCACCACGGAATACTGACCGTCCTTCCCGTGGTGTCGACCGGTCGTACCGTAACGATTACAAACGCCACACTGACCGTAGCCAGACTTCGCGAAAACGCAGCGAAAGCCCCGTTCGGCGTACACGCCCCCGTAGCACAAGTCCCGACCGAAACGCCCGACCTCGCCAACGAGTCCGcgaagtcatcaacatgattgCTGGACCCGTTAACTTGGGCGAACCGAACCACGAAACAAATTATATAGCTGGAGGATTTGCCGGTGGCGGGTGCTCAAATTCCGCCCGAAAGAAACATCTTCGTGACATCCAGTCCGCTCATGCTACCACGAGGAGGCGTCCACATATACCTCCGATTACTTTCACTGACGAAGACTTTACAGCCATAGATCCAGCCCAGGACGACCCCATGGTCATCACTGTAGAAATTGACAAGTTCGCCATTGCCAAGACTTTGGTAGATCAGGGTAGCTCGGTCGACATATTGTATTGGGACATTTTCAAGACAATGCGCATCCCAGAAGCACATATTCAGCCCTATAACGAACAAATTGTAGGGTTCTCAGGTGAACGGGTCGATACTAAGGGGTACATAGACTTGTACACAACCTTTGGTGAGGAAGACGGCCTCCATAAAACAATAAACGTACGATACCTCCTGGTTAACGCACAaacttcctacaacatcctgctcGGTCGTCCGTCCATTAACAGATTAAAAGCCATTGTGTCCACTCCacacttagccatgaaattccccTCGGCTAACAACGACATTGCAACCATCCATGTCGATCAAAAAACCGCTAGGGAATGCTATGTAGCAAGTTTGAAAAGTGAGCCAACTCGACGACTCTATACAACCAATACAGACGACCGAGTCCCGCAAAAACGAGGACGTTCCCCCACACGGCGTTCCGGACGACACATGTCCCGTCGTCAAATGATAGCCCTTGTTGACCTCGACCCTCGCATGGACGATCCCCGTATGGAAGCAGGAGAAGACTTGCATCCATTCCCGCTTCGCGATGATCGCCACACTACGCACATCGGTACTTCGCTGAAACCGGACGACCGAATGGCCATCGGGACGACACTTGTTAAAAATTCCGATCTTTTCGCCTGGACGGCCGCTGATATGCCTGGCGTAGACCCACAGGTTATCACTCACCGATTATCACTGTATAGAGAAGCTAAACCAATagctcaaaagaaaagacatatAGGCGAGGAACGACGTCAAGCCGCACGTGAGGAAGCCGACAAATTGTTACAGGCTGGATTCATTCGGCAGGCCCATTACACcacatggctagccaacgtggttatggtgaagaaagcgaacggaaaatggc GTATTTAA